A genomic region of Vitreimonas flagellata contains the following coding sequences:
- the rpsP gene encoding 30S ribosomal protein S16 encodes MSLKIRLARGGAKKRPFYSIVVADSRSPRDGRFIEKVGTYNPILKADDPNRVLLKLERIQEWMKKGALPTDRVARFLDQAGVMKRETRNNPNKAQPGKKMAERAAANAPAAAEGEAASEA; translated from the coding sequence ATGTCCCTGAAAATCCGTTTGGCCCGCGGCGGCGCCAAGAAGCGTCCGTTCTACTCAATCGTTGTGGCCGACAGCCGTAGCCCCCGCGACGGGCGTTTCATCGAGAAAGTCGGAACCTACAATCCTATATTGAAGGCCGATGACCCGAACCGGGTCTTGCTGAAGCTCGAGCGCATTCAAGAATGGATGAAAAAAGGCGCCCTGCCGACCGACCGTGTTGCACGGTTTCTTGACCAGGCCGGCGTTATGAAGCGCGAAACCCGCAACAATCCCAACAAGGCCCAACCCGGTAAGAAGATGGCTGAACGCGCTGCTGCAAACGCGCCGGCCGCTGCTGAGGGTGAGGCCGCCTCGGAGGCGTAA
- the ffh gene encoding signal recognition particle protein, producing MFEALTERLGGVFDKLTGRGALSEADVDAALREVRVALLEADVALPVVKDFIAKVRTEAVGENVIKAVKPGQQVIKIVYDTLVETLGGEGPPEGLRIHGEPPNVIMMAGLQGSGKTTTTAKIANRLTKTERKRVLMASLDTRRPAAMEQLSTLGKSIGVDVLPIVAGQPPAEIAKRALTAARLGGHDVLILDTAGRTTLDEEMMLEAASIAQIAKPGEVLLVADSLTGQDAVETAKRFHERLPLTGLVLTRADGDGRGGAALSMRAVTGLPIKFLGAGERPDALEPFDAARIAGRILDRGDIVGLVEKAVEQVDRDEAEKLAKKMAKGRFDFDDMEKQLNQLIQIGGLKGVMGMLPGAQKIKSQISEAQLDDRQLNRQIGIIRSMTKAERAKPDLLNGRRRARIAKGAGVEVVEVNRLLKMHRNMADMAKAMGKGKMPFGMPGMGGGMPSPEALKQLGSGKSLPGLNPHSALPGLPGGLPGLPGSNKKS from the coding sequence ATGTTTGAGGCCCTGACAGAACGCCTTGGCGGCGTCTTCGACAAGCTCACTGGGCGCGGCGCGCTCAGCGAGGCGGACGTCGATGCGGCGCTGCGCGAAGTGCGCGTCGCCCTGCTTGAGGCCGACGTCGCGCTGCCGGTGGTGAAGGATTTCATCGCCAAGGTCCGCACCGAGGCGGTCGGCGAAAACGTCATCAAGGCGGTGAAGCCGGGCCAGCAGGTCATCAAGATCGTTTACGACACGCTGGTCGAGACGCTTGGCGGCGAAGGCCCCCCGGAAGGGCTGCGCATCCACGGCGAGCCGCCGAACGTCATCATGATGGCCGGCCTTCAGGGCTCCGGTAAAACCACAACCACCGCGAAAATCGCCAATCGTCTGACCAAGACGGAGCGCAAGCGCGTGCTGATGGCTTCGCTCGATACGCGCCGCCCGGCGGCGATGGAGCAGCTCAGCACCCTTGGCAAAAGCATTGGCGTGGACGTACTGCCGATCGTGGCGGGCCAGCCGCCGGCCGAGATCGCCAAGCGCGCGCTCACCGCCGCCCGCCTCGGCGGCCACGACGTTCTCATCCTCGACACCGCCGGCCGCACCACGCTCGACGAAGAGATGATGCTGGAAGCGGCGTCTATCGCGCAGATCGCCAAGCCCGGCGAAGTGCTGCTGGTGGCCGACAGCCTGACCGGCCAGGACGCGGTCGAAACCGCCAAACGCTTTCATGAACGCCTGCCGCTGACGGGCCTCGTGCTGACCCGTGCTGACGGCGACGGCCGCGGCGGCGCAGCACTTTCGATGCGGGCCGTCACCGGCCTGCCGATCAAATTCCTCGGCGCCGGCGAGCGCCCGGACGCACTGGAGCCGTTCGACGCAGCCCGTATCGCCGGCCGTATTCTCGACCGTGGCGACATTGTCGGCCTCGTTGAAAAAGCCGTTGAGCAGGTCGATCGCGACGAGGCCGAGAAGCTTGCGAAGAAGATGGCCAAGGGCCGCTTCGATTTCGACGACATGGAAAAGCAGCTGAACCAGCTGATCCAGATCGGCGGCCTCAAGGGCGTCATGGGCATGCTGCCCGGCGCTCAGAAGATCAAAAGCCAGATCTCAGAGGCGCAGCTGGATGACCGCCAGCTCAACCGCCAGATCGGCATTATCCGTTCAATGACCAAGGCCGAGCGGGCCAAACCGGATTTGCTCAATGGTCGCCGACGCGCCCGGATCGCCAAAGGCGCCGGCGTCGAGGTCGTGGAGGTGAACCGCCTCCTCAAAATGCACCGCAACATGGCGGACATGGCTAAGGCCATGGGCAAGGGCAAAATGCCTTTCGGCATGCCCGGGATGGGAGGCGGCATGCCTTCCCCTGAGGCGCTAAAACAGCTCGGCTCCGGTAAATCGCTACCGGGCCTTAACCCTCATTCTGCGCTTCCAGGGCTTCCTGGGGGCCTTCCGGGGCTTCCCGGAAGCAACAAAAAAAGCTAA
- a CDS encoding dienelactone hydrolase family protein → MDGFTKGAFTAPIAGKAKTFDIYRLGAGPPVILMQELPGIGEEVIALCRRLAHAGFEVWAPHWFGPSGRTDVNGNLGRVLCMRREFQIFAKRKSSAIVDWMRALCAHVAKTAGHERVGVIGMCLSGNFALTLVAEENVWAAVASQPSLALRAPGSLHMSDAEIAASRAALDAKGAMHAYRFEEDGFCTGERFAAIDRAFNDNAVRVITHVIAGNGHAVLSRHYDETPGSPTEAAMREVIGYLRQQLNA, encoded by the coding sequence ATGGATGGATTCACAAAGGGCGCGTTCACCGCGCCGATCGCGGGCAAAGCTAAGACCTTCGACATCTATCGCCTAGGCGCAGGCCCGCCGGTCATCCTGATGCAGGAATTGCCGGGCATTGGCGAAGAGGTGATCGCGTTGTGCCGTCGGCTCGCGCACGCGGGCTTTGAGGTGTGGGCGCCTCATTGGTTCGGGCCCTCGGGGCGCACCGATGTGAACGGCAATCTTGGCCGTGTGCTCTGCATGCGGCGCGAGTTTCAGATTTTCGCCAAACGCAAATCGAGCGCCATCGTCGATTGGATGCGGGCGCTCTGCGCGCATGTGGCGAAGACCGCCGGCCATGAACGCGTCGGTGTCATCGGCATGTGCTTGAGCGGCAATTTCGCGCTGACTTTGGTCGCGGAAGAAAACGTCTGGGCGGCGGTGGCGTCGCAGCCATCGCTCGCGCTCCGCGCGCCCGGATCGCTACACATGAGCGATGCTGAGATCGCTGCGTCCCGCGCGGCGCTCGATGCGAAGGGCGCCATGCATGCCTATCGCTTCGAAGAGGATGGCTTCTGCACCGGCGAGCGTTTCGCAGCGATCGACCGCGCCTTTAACGACAATGCGGTGCGCGTGATCACGCACGTGATCGCGGGAAACGGGCACGCCGTGCTCTCGCGCCATTATGACGAAACACCCGGCAGCCCAACAGAAGCGGCGATGCGCGAAGTGATTGGCTATCTACGTCAGCAGCTAAATGCCTAA
- a CDS encoding NAD(P)/FAD-dependent oxidoreductase: protein MADFDVAIIGAGAVGLAAGYACAKRALNVLVLEQAPHIGAGVSSRNSEVIHAGLHYATGSLKARLCVTGRRALYPFLADHNVAYAKSGKLIVATQESEIPALERLARQGEINGVEGVRWLSGEEARALEPQLNAVAALLSEESGVFDAHGYMAALQGEIEAHGGAVVLSSPFEGAHAQDGGYAIQVGGEAPTQVSAVRLVISAGLGAQDCARKIEGFPAARVPALHFGKGNYFALHGVKAPFARLIYPPPIPGALGTHYRRDLGGVARFGPDLEWVDHEHYSVDPARAAGFYETVRRFWPALPDGALQPDYSGIRPKLHGPGEAQGDFVIDDASAHGLANLVCLFGIESPGLTSSLAIGEEVADRLGI, encoded by the coding sequence ATGGCTGATTTCGACGTCGCAATCATTGGCGCGGGCGCGGTGGGCCTGGCTGCCGGTTACGCTTGCGCCAAGCGCGCTTTGAACGTGCTTGTGCTCGAACAAGCGCCACACATCGGCGCCGGCGTCTCATCGCGCAATTCCGAAGTCATTCACGCTGGCCTCCATTACGCCACAGGATCGCTCAAAGCGCGGCTTTGCGTGACGGGTCGGCGCGCGCTCTATCCGTTTCTCGCCGACCACAATGTCGCCTACGCCAAAAGCGGCAAACTCATCGTCGCCACCCAAGAAAGCGAAATCCCCGCGTTGGAGCGCTTAGCGCGACAGGGCGAGATCAATGGCGTCGAAGGCGTGCGCTGGTTGAGTGGCGAGGAGGCGCGTGCACTGGAGCCGCAGCTGAACGCCGTCGCCGCATTGCTTTCCGAAGAGAGCGGCGTGTTCGACGCACATGGCTACATGGCCGCGTTGCAAGGTGAGATCGAGGCGCATGGCGGCGCAGTCGTGTTGAGTTCGCCGTTCGAAGGCGCACATGCGCAAGACGGCGGCTACGCGATCCAAGTCGGCGGTGAAGCACCGACGCAGGTCAGCGCTGTCCGCCTCGTCATTTCCGCGGGCCTAGGCGCACAGGATTGCGCGCGCAAGATCGAAGGCTTTCCGGCCGCGCGCGTTCCCGCGCTGCATTTCGGCAAAGGCAATTATTTCGCGCTGCATGGCGTGAAGGCGCCATTCGCGCGGCTGATCTATCCCCCGCCCATTCCCGGCGCGCTCGGCACACATTATCGGCGCGACCTTGGCGGTGTCGCCCGCTTCGGCCCCGATCTCGAATGGGTCGATCACGAACACTACAGCGTCGATCCCGCGCGCGCGGCGGGCTTCTACGAAACTGTACGCCGCTTCTGGCCGGCGCTGCCGGATGGCGCGCTGCAGCCCGATTATTCCGGCATTCGCCCCAAGCTGCACGGCCCCGGCGAAGCGCAGGGTGATTTCGTCATCGACGACGCAAGCGCCCACGGCCTCGCCAATCTCGTCTGCCTCTTCGGCATCGAAAGCCCCGGCCTCACCTCATCGCTGGCGATCGGCGAAGAAGTTGCGGATCGCTTAGGCATTTAG
- a CDS encoding sensor histidine kinase — protein sequence MSSLRWRLAIGALFAIGSAFILNSVSAGLGWYLAIMVSMGFDYMLGNSYLEQRGEADRKTAGALFVWGCLFSIAIFCVMPVVLAASGGRSGRVLGVLMAASSLVSVMLFTFQSPRFMALSALPATLALLAMPFIAFSQAPSDAYQGAIGVSCGVVGFLAYIGRSALNNTKMVSAWRAANQAAKDRALEAELKRAEAEEANRAKSEFLAVMTHELRTPLNAVIGYAEIIEEDLEADGRKELAGDAARISGSARHLLGLIDQILHLSSVDAGNEGLSLRDIDVRKMLEETVHAVQDDARAAGNRISLRVDPEAEWAHTDSGKLTISVAALLSNAVKFTENGLIAVTAGREEADGRDYLAIAVSDTGVGIKRDDIERVFKPFTQADGSSTRTKGGMGLGLSIAQRMANTLGGEVNAVSDFGAGSTFTIRVPMRLTPAFAQSTNRAAAA from the coding sequence GTGTCCAGCTTACGCTGGCGGCTCGCTATCGGCGCTTTGTTCGCGATCGGCTCGGCTTTCATCCTAAATTCAGTTTCGGCCGGCCTTGGCTGGTATCTGGCGATCATGGTGTCGATGGGCTTCGACTACATGCTCGGCAATTCTTACCTTGAACAGCGTGGCGAAGCGGATCGTAAAACAGCCGGCGCGTTGTTCGTCTGGGGTTGTTTGTTCTCGATTGCGATTTTCTGCGTCATGCCCGTGGTGCTGGCCGCGTCTGGCGGACGCTCGGGCCGCGTGCTTGGCGTGCTGATGGCGGCGAGCTCTCTCGTCAGCGTGATGCTCTTCACCTTTCAGTCGCCGCGCTTCATGGCGTTGAGTGCGCTGCCCGCGACGCTCGCATTGTTGGCGATGCCGTTCATCGCTTTCTCGCAGGCGCCGTCCGACGCCTACCAAGGCGCGATCGGCGTGAGCTGCGGCGTGGTGGGCTTCCTTGCCTATATTGGACGCTCGGCCCTCAACAACACGAAGATGGTCAGCGCGTGGCGCGCGGCCAATCAAGCCGCTAAAGATCGCGCGCTCGAAGCGGAATTGAAGCGGGCCGAAGCGGAAGAAGCCAATCGCGCCAAATCCGAGTTCCTGGCCGTGATGACACATGAATTGCGCACACCGTTGAACGCCGTGATCGGCTATGCCGAAATCATCGAAGAAGATCTCGAAGCGGATGGCCGTAAGGAATTGGCTGGCGATGCTGCGCGCATCAGCGGCTCTGCGCGACACCTGCTGGGCCTGATCGACCAAATCCTACATCTCTCGTCGGTCGATGCCGGCAATGAGGGGCTGTCGCTCCGCGATATCGACGTGCGCAAGATGCTCGAAGAAACGGTCCACGCCGTGCAGGACGACGCGCGCGCCGCTGGCAATCGCATTTCACTCCGAGTCGATCCTGAAGCAGAGTGGGCGCACACGGATAGCGGCAAGCTCACAATCAGTGTTGCGGCGCTGCTCTCGAACGCGGTGAAATTTACCGAGAATGGCTTGATCGCCGTCACCGCGGGCCGCGAAGAGGCGGACGGTCGCGATTATTTGGCGATCGCCGTCTCGGATACCGGCGTCGGCATCAAGCGCGACGATATCGAGCGCGTCTTCAAGCCGTTCACGCAGGCCGATGGCTCATCGACGCGCACCAAAGGCGGCATGGGCCTTGGGCTTTCTATCGCACAGCGGATGGCGAATACGTTGGGCGGTGAAGTGAACGCGGTCAGCGATTTCGGCGCGGGCTCGACCTTCACCATTCGCGTGCCGATGCGCCTGACGCCGGCGTTCGCGCAATCGACGAACCGCGCCGCAGCGGCTTAA
- a CDS encoding hydrogen peroxide-inducible genes activator, whose translation MEDLRIPASSMPTLRQLQFLLAIRAEGSFVAAADAVGVTQPTLSAGIKELEGALGAILVERGRAGAVLTPAGEEAADRAARALAEVEELVRAVHTAGEPFSGPFRLGAIPTIAPFLLPRVMPILKKRFPKLRLQMREDLTARLVDALRARTLDAAVIALPYVAHGIATAPVAEDEFLLVCHESHPLADRNDLAPEHLKSEDVLLLEDGHCLREHALSACRLAPQRRSSEVGATSLHTLVQMVSGGMGVTLLPKIAAEGGVAAGAHVAVRPFSEPLVGRSIGVAWREGGQREEEARMLADVLRKDLFARA comes from the coding sequence ATGGAAGATCTCCGCATTCCCGCCTCGTCGATGCCGACCCTGCGCCAGCTTCAATTCCTGCTCGCGATCCGGGCGGAGGGGAGCTTCGTCGCGGCGGCCGATGCTGTCGGCGTGACGCAACCCACGCTCTCGGCCGGGATCAAGGAATTGGAGGGCGCACTCGGCGCCATTCTGGTCGAGCGCGGCCGGGCAGGTGCGGTGCTGACGCCCGCAGGAGAAGAGGCGGCCGATCGCGCGGCGCGGGCTTTGGCCGAGGTCGAGGAATTGGTGCGCGCGGTGCACACGGCGGGCGAGCCCTTCTCCGGACCCTTCCGACTTGGCGCGATCCCAACCATCGCGCCGTTCTTGCTGCCGCGCGTGATGCCGATTTTGAAAAAGCGCTTTCCAAAGCTGCGGCTGCAAATGCGCGAAGACCTAACTGCGCGGTTGGTTGATGCCTTGCGCGCGCGCACGCTCGATGCAGCCGTGATTGCGTTGCCCTATGTGGCCCATGGCATCGCTACAGCGCCGGTCGCTGAAGATGAGTTTTTGCTCGTCTGCCACGAATCTCATCCGCTCGCGGATCGCAACGATCTGGCGCCGGAGCATTTAAAGAGCGAAGACGTGCTCCTGCTCGAGGACGGCCATTGCCTCCGCGAGCATGCGCTCTCGGCGTGTCGCCTTGCGCCGCAACGGCGCTCGAGCGAAGTGGGCGCAACGAGTTTGCATACGCTGGTGCAAATGGTCTCCGGCGGCATGGGCGTGACGCTGCTGCCCAAGATCGCGGCTGAAGGCGGTGTCGCGGCTGGCGCGCACGTTGCAGTGCGTCCGTTCTCTGAGCCGCTGGTTGGGCGCTCTATCGGCGTGGCGTGGCGCGAAGGCGGCCAGCGCGAAGAAGAGGCGCGCATGCTCGCGGACGTGCTGCGCAAAGATCTGTTCGCGCGCGCTTAA
- a CDS encoding DUF1475 family protein: protein MNVLRAAVAILGLAMVALILWAAFAAPDLHGTFFDQLNVLTTMPWGVATLADLIIGFTFFAIIVFLTERSWVVAALWAAPIFILGNAWAAVWLVIRLPHLAKQLSKPDWPTS, encoded by the coding sequence ATGAACGTCCTACGCGCCGCCGTCGCAATTCTGGGCCTTGCTATGGTCGCCCTCATTCTATGGGCGGCGTTCGCGGCGCCTGATCTGCACGGCACCTTCTTCGATCAGCTCAATGTGCTGACGACGATGCCGTGGGGCGTGGCGACTTTGGCCGATCTCATCATCGGCTTCACCTTCTTCGCCATCATCGTGTTTTTGACCGAGCGCTCATGGGTGGTGGCAGCGCTTTGGGCGGCGCCGATCTTCATTCTCGGCAATGCGTGGGCGGCCGTTTGGCTCGTGATCCGCTTGCCGCATCTGGCTAAGCAACTCTCCAAGCCGGATTGGCCGACCTCTTAA
- a CDS encoding prolyl oligopeptidase family serine peptidase: MNEDTHLWLEEVEGDRALAWVREQNERSLAQLESDPRFAPLHADALALANSRDRLPTGGIFEGFYYNFWQDETHVRGIYRRTPIAQFASGNPVWETVLDIDAIAAAENANWVFKGIDCLEGTTRCLVSLSDGGKDASTYREYDLATRSFVANGFVVPEAKSGVAWLDQNTLLVATDWGPENGMSTMTESGYPFVLKRWTRGTPLTSATEVIRGQASDVGLFAGVYQDTDGRRIPIAIEANTFFESENWRLDTAAPERINLPAKSSIQGLYQGYLIATLQEAWRGHPQGALIAYPANESGSENPTVTVLFAPNARQSIEGVSITRDAIIVAGYENVRGRLLRIARNGANWTTTTIALPENGSVTMAGSSPTDSAAFAVFEDFLTPDTLYALEQNATSARAIRSLPAQFDASPYVTEQFEAVSADGTRVPYFVLHRRDMPFNGENPTLLYAYGGFQVSMTPGYSPNIGKLWLDRGGVYVIANIRGGGEFGPAWHQAGLRTNRQVIYDDFYAVERDLVERRITSPRRLGIMGGSNGGLLMGVMLNQHPEMINAAVVQVPLLDMLRYDQLLAGASWVDEYGSPSNPEERAFLETITPYQNLRARDDFPIPFVVTSTKDDRVHPGHARKYVARMLELGMPVLYYENIDGGHAAAANLNEAARRRALEYTYLMQRLMD; encoded by the coding sequence ATGAATGAAGACACCCACCTTTGGCTCGAAGAGGTCGAAGGCGACCGCGCCCTGGCTTGGGTGCGCGAACAGAATGAGCGCTCGCTGGCGCAGCTGGAAAGCGATCCGCGCTTTGCGCCCCTGCATGCCGACGCGCTTGCATTGGCCAACAGCCGCGACCGCCTGCCGACCGGCGGCATCTTTGAGGGCTTTTATTATAATTTCTGGCAGGACGAGACGCACGTGCGGGGTATTTATCGCCGCACGCCAATCGCACAATTCGCCAGCGGCAATCCGGTTTGGGAAACCGTGCTCGACATCGATGCGATCGCGGCGGCCGAGAATGCGAACTGGGTGTTCAAAGGCATCGATTGCTTGGAGGGCACAACGCGCTGCCTCGTCTCGCTTTCGGACGGCGGCAAGGATGCTTCGACCTATCGCGAATACGATCTCGCCACGCGCAGCTTCGTCGCGAATGGTTTTGTTGTCCCGGAAGCAAAGTCCGGTGTGGCGTGGCTTGATCAGAACACACTGCTCGTCGCCACCGATTGGGGCCCAGAGAACGGCATGTCCACGATGACGGAGAGCGGCTATCCGTTCGTACTGAAGCGGTGGACGCGCGGCACGCCGCTTACAAGCGCAACCGAAGTGATCCGCGGTCAAGCGAGTGATGTCGGGCTGTTCGCGGGCGTCTATCAGGACACGGATGGCCGTCGCATTCCGATCGCGATCGAAGCCAACACCTTCTTTGAATCTGAAAATTGGCGGCTCGACACCGCTGCGCCGGAGCGCATCAATTTGCCCGCCAAGTCGTCGATCCAGGGGCTCTATCAAGGCTATCTGATCGCGACGTTGCAAGAGGCATGGCGCGGCCATCCGCAGGGCGCGCTGATTGCTTATCCTGCAAACGAAAGCGGCAGCGAAAATCCCACCGTCACGGTGCTTTTTGCACCGAATGCGCGTCAATCCATCGAAGGCGTTTCGATCACGCGCGACGCGATCATCGTCGCCGGCTATGAGAACGTCCGCGGCCGTTTGCTGCGCATCGCGCGCAACGGCGCCAATTGGACCACGACCACGATCGCTTTGCCGGAAAACGGCTCCGTGACGATGGCAGGTTCCTCACCGACCGATAGCGCAGCATTCGCCGTGTTCGAGGATTTCCTGACGCCGGACACGCTCTACGCACTTGAGCAAAACGCGACGAGCGCACGCGCCATTCGTTCATTGCCGGCGCAATTCGACGCCTCGCCCTATGTGACGGAGCAGTTCGAAGCTGTGAGCGCCGACGGCACACGCGTGCCCTATTTCGTGCTGCATCGTCGCGACATGCCGTTCAACGGCGAAAACCCAACTTTGCTTTACGCCTATGGCGGCTTCCAAGTTTCGATGACGCCCGGCTATTCGCCGAACATCGGCAAGCTTTGGCTTGATCGCGGCGGCGTCTACGTGATCGCCAACATTCGCGGCGGCGGCGAGTTCGGCCCCGCCTGGCACCAAGCAGGTCTGCGCACCAACCGCCAAGTGATCTATGACGATTTCTACGCGGTCGAACGCGATCTGGTGGAGCGCCGCATCACCAGCCCGCGCCGCCTCGGCATTATGGGCGGCTCGAATGGCGGTCTGCTGATGGGCGTGATGCTCAATCAGCACCCGGAGATGATCAACGCCGCCGTCGTGCAAGTGCCGCTGCTCGACATGCTGCGCTACGACCAATTGTTGGCTGGCGCCTCGTGGGTCGATGAATATGGCTCGCCCTCCAATCCGGAAGAGCGCGCCTTCCTCGAAACGATCACGCCTTATCAAAACCTCCGCGCCCGCGATGATTTCCCGATCCCCTTCGTGGTGACCTCCACCAAGGACGACCGCGTGCATCCGGGGCATGCGCGCAAATACGTGGCGCGCATGTTGGAGCTCGGCATGCCGGTTCTCTATTACGAGAACATCGATGGCGGACATGCCGCGGCCGCGAATTTGAACGAGGCCGCGCGGCGTCGGGCGCTGGAATACACCTATCTGATGCAGCGTTTGATGGATTGA
- the dapF gene encoding diaminopimelate epimerase encodes MRYFKMNGCGNDFVIIDARSRGALPLSHAQARAIADRDQGVGCDQVIALERSIRGDAFMRIWNADGGEVDACGNATRCVAWLLMEEGGAASRRIETPAGMLYAERAGERVITVDMGSPLLRWEEIPLARAMPTDRMDFAVEGFEAPGAVNMGNPHVVFFVDDVSTVPIETLGPRIEHDPLFPKQVNVGFAEVRSPTQIRLRVWERGTGLTKACGTGACAAVVAAHRQGRTERKVEVLVDGGSLEIEWRAGDDRVLMTGPVELEATGELPAA; translated from the coding sequence ATGCGCTATTTTAAGATGAACGGCTGCGGCAACGATTTCGTCATCATCGACGCCCGTTCGCGCGGCGCGTTGCCGTTGAGCCATGCCCAAGCCCGCGCCATCGCGGATCGCGACCAAGGTGTCGGCTGTGACCAGGTCATCGCGCTCGAGCGCTCGATCCGTGGCGACGCCTTTATGCGCATCTGGAACGCCGATGGCGGCGAGGTCGATGCCTGCGGCAACGCCACACGCTGCGTCGCCTGGCTCTTGATGGAAGAGGGTGGCGCAGCCTCGCGCCGAATCGAAACGCCAGCCGGCATGCTCTACGCCGAGCGCGCAGGCGAACGCGTCATCACCGTCGACATGGGCTCGCCGTTGTTGCGTTGGGAGGAAATCCCGCTGGCGCGCGCGATGCCGACTGATCGTATGGATTTTGCGGTGGAAGGTTTCGAGGCGCCGGGCGCCGTGAACATGGGCAATCCGCATGTCGTCTTCTTCGTCGATGACGTATCGACCGTGCCGATCGAAACGCTCGGGCCCCGCATCGAACACGATCCATTGTTCCCCAAACAGGTGAATGTCGGCTTCGCCGAAGTGCGCTCGCCCACGCAAATCCGCTTGCGCGTGTGGGAGCGCGGCACGGGTCTCACCAAGGCTTGCGGCACTGGCGCGTGCGCGGCGGTGGTGGCGGCGCATCGCCAAGGACGCACGGAACGCAAAGTCGAAGTCCTCGTGGACGGCGGTTCACTTGAGATTGAATGGCGGGCAGGCGATGACCGGGTATTGATGACGGGGCCAGTCGAGCTGGAAGCCACGGGGGAGCTGCCTGCCGCATGA
- a CDS encoding VOC family protein — protein sequence MIIGFDHVVIAVHDLEAGAAQYETLLGRLVVDRHSHDGIDVARISLDNIAVELIAPGDGPSADRVRAALEDGEGLKSLVFAARDLPSLHRRAERVDLAPEAIAERGAYSVFRFAMQRTHGLRLMALARETPSENSPGSTHGVLGLDHIVVRTPDAERAAALYGARLGLDMRLDREVANRRLMFFRCGDAIVEVLHDPAIDNGRDCFWGLSWRVANADETRARLAHAGLDVCDVRTGLKPGTRVFTVRNGTCGVPTLMIEPSTKPD from the coding sequence ATGATCATCGGCTTCGACCACGTCGTCATCGCCGTGCATGATTTGGAAGCTGGCGCGGCTCAGTATGAAACATTGCTCGGCCGGCTGGTGGTGGATCGCCATTCCCACGACGGCATCGACGTCGCCCGCATCAGCTTGGACAATATCGCGGTTGAACTCATCGCACCGGGTGACGGCCCCAGCGCGGATCGCGTGCGTGCTGCGCTGGAAGATGGCGAAGGGCTGAAGAGCCTCGTCTTCGCCGCGCGCGATTTGCCAAGCCTGCATCGCCGCGCTGAACGGGTTGACCTCGCGCCGGAGGCGATCGCCGAACGTGGCGCTTATTCAGTGTTCCGCTTTGCCATGCAGCGCACACATGGTCTGCGTTTGATGGCGCTCGCACGCGAGACGCCTTCGGAAAATTCTCCGGGATCAACGCACGGCGTACTTGGCCTCGATCATATTGTCGTCCGCACGCCGGATGCGGAGCGCGCCGCCGCGCTTTATGGCGCGCGTCTTGGTCTCGACATGCGCCTCGATCGCGAGGTGGCGAACCGCCGTCTCATGTTCTTCCGCTGTGGCGATGCGATCGTTGAGGTGCTGCACGATCCTGCCATCGACAATGGCCGCGATTGCTTCTGGGGACTGTCCTGGCGCGTCGCCAACGCCGATGAAACACGCGCGCGCCTAGCGCACGCGGGTCTAGACGTCTGCGACGTCCGCACCGGCCTTAAGCCCGGCACACGCGTTTTCACCGTGCGCAACGGCACATGCGGCGTCCCCACGCTCATGATCGAACCAAGCACAAAGCCCGATTGA